From Proteiniborus sp. MB09-C3, the proteins below share one genomic window:
- a CDS encoding [Fe-Fe] hydrogenase large subunit C-terminal domain-containing protein — MKFISFTRENCNNCYKCLRTCPSKAITILEDHAEIVDDLCISCGKCQVVCQKEALHIKSNIEQVKEAIQNKKRVIASIAPSFPGAFNIDDEYKIVTALKLLGFEMVEETAIGAEIVLDYYDKYWEEEKYENLITTSCPSVNNLIEKYYPSLTKYMIPVVSPMIAHGKLLKHRYGMDSVVVFIGPCLAKKAEAEDFQHRGIIDSVLTFEELSHWFAEENIVLNNLKPQPFNHTSYKRGSSFPAKGGLVDHNGSNESKYEIMRINGVENCKEFLECIENNSISGIFVELNICNNSCIDGPGMPRDNTNHYVRKDKIKGYINKKRNRNQGDIEYNYEKIDFTKIFFNRKANRKTASEKELREILGKMGKHKPEDELNCNACGYFSCREKAESVFEGMSDINMCLPFMRAEAESLRNVIFENSPNIIFLLDEELCVKEFNPKSERAFGIKAENIKGEPILKLIDEDIFRRVISTKENLVGQKVFYPEYGLVLIGNIIYLEKEKVLMVIMTDVTLAEKNKEELAIVKEKTINAAQEVIEKQMRVAQEIASLLGETTAETKVILTKLKDIALGEAGDI; from the coding sequence ATGAAATTTATAAGTTTTACAAGGGAGAATTGCAACAACTGCTATAAATGCTTGAGAACATGTCCTTCTAAAGCCATAACTATTCTTGAAGATCATGCTGAAATAGTTGATGATTTATGTATTTCTTGTGGGAAATGTCAGGTTGTATGCCAAAAAGAGGCACTACATATTAAGAGTAATATAGAACAAGTAAAAGAGGCTATACAAAATAAAAAAAGAGTGATAGCTAGTATAGCACCATCATTTCCTGGAGCATTTAATATAGATGATGAGTATAAAATTGTAACAGCATTAAAGCTCCTTGGATTTGAAATGGTTGAGGAAACAGCAATAGGTGCTGAAATAGTACTAGATTATTATGATAAGTATTGGGAAGAAGAAAAATATGAAAACCTTATTACTACAAGCTGTCCTTCAGTTAATAATCTCATAGAAAAATACTATCCTTCATTGACTAAATACATGATACCAGTAGTATCTCCAATGATTGCCCATGGAAAGTTATTAAAGCATAGATATGGAATGGATAGTGTAGTAGTATTCATAGGGCCATGCCTTGCTAAAAAAGCCGAGGCAGAAGATTTTCAGCACAGGGGAATAATCGATTCTGTTTTGACCTTTGAAGAATTATCACATTGGTTTGCAGAAGAAAATATAGTATTGAACAATCTCAAACCTCAGCCCTTTAACCATACTTCATACAAGAGGGGAAGCTCATTTCCTGCAAAAGGAGGATTGGTTGATCATAATGGTTCTAATGAAAGTAAGTATGAAATAATGAGGATAAATGGAGTAGAAAACTGTAAGGAATTTCTCGAGTGCATTGAAAATAACAGCATAAGTGGTATTTTTGTAGAATTAAATATATGTAATAACAGCTGTATAGATGGACCGGGAATGCCTAGAGACAATACCAACCATTATGTTAGGAAGGATAAAATAAAAGGATATATAAATAAAAAGAGAAATCGCAATCAAGGCGATATTGAATATAATTATGAAAAGATTGATTTTACTAAGATATTTTTTAATAGAAAGGCAAATAGAAAAACTGCTTCTGAGAAAGAGCTTAGAGAGATATTAGGGAAAATGGGCAAGCATAAGCCAGAAGATGAGCTTAATTGTAATGCATGTGGTTATTTTTCATGTAGAGAAAAGGCGGAATCCGTATTTGAGGGAATGTCCGATATAAATATGTGTCTGCCTTTTATGAGAGCAGAAGCAGAAAGTCTAAGAAATGTTATATTTGAAAATAGCCCAAACATAATTTTCCTTCTAGATGAAGAGCTTTGCGTAAAGGAATTTAATCCTAAATCTGAAAGAGCATTTGGAATAAAGGCTGAGAATATAAAAGGGGAGCCTATATTAAAGCTCATAGATGAAGATATTTTTAGGAGAGTTATTTCAACTAAAGAGAATTTAGTAGGCCAAAAAGTTTTTTATCCTGAATATGGTCTAGTTCTAATAGGAAATATTATATATCTTGAAAAGGAAAAAGTTTTAATGGTAATTATGACTGATGTGACCTTGGCGGAAAAAAATAAGGAAGAGCTTGCTATAGTAAAAGAAAAGACTATAAATGCAGCACAGGAAGTAATCGAAAAGCAGATGAGAGTAGCTCAAGAGATTGCAAGTCTTCTAGGGGAGACTACTGCAGAGACAAAGGTTATACTTACAAAGCTAAAGGATATAGCTCTAGGGGAAGCAGGTGATATTTAA
- a CDS encoding (2Fe-2S) ferredoxin domain-containing protein, translated as MVTINVCIGSACHLKGAYEVINNLQHIIEERELSEKVIVKAAFCLGECTKAVSVRVDEDKVVSVGEETVKEFFEQHVVGRL; from the coding sequence ATGGTAACTATAAATGTCTGCATTGGCAGTGCATGTCACTTAAAGGGGGCCTACGAAGTGATAAATAATCTGCAACATATTATAGAAGAAAGAGAGCTGTCAGAAAAGGTTATTGTAAAGGCCGCCTTTTGCCTAGGGGAATGTACAAAGGCAGTATCTGTAAGAGTTGATGAGGATAAAGTAGTTTCAGTTGGGGAGGAAACTGTGAAGGAATTTTTTGAACAGCATGTAGTTGGGAGGCTATAA
- a CDS encoding DegV family protein, whose translation MKTRIITDSACDLSLDLIKKFEIDLLPILVYLGENEYKDGETLKPKELYDNMREGKVYKTAQIPPHVFKEKFEEYAKKKEPCIYIAFSSGLSGTYQASLMAKNEILEDYPDFDLTIIDTKCASGGFGLVVLKAAQMAKEGVSKEDIVKTAIFYSKHMEHIFTVDDLEYLYRGGRVSRTAAVVGSLLNIKPILHVEDGKLIPLEKIRGRNKVLKRMIEIIEERGANLSRQTIGITHGDDLEVAMKAKEMIEERFKCKEFVIGTIGCAVGAHSGPGTLAIFFLNEEE comes from the coding sequence GTGAAAACTAGGATTATTACAGATAGTGCATGCGATTTGTCACTTGATTTAATTAAAAAATTTGAAATAGACCTATTGCCTATACTAGTTTATCTAGGAGAAAATGAATATAAAGACGGAGAAACATTAAAACCAAAAGAGCTTTATGATAACATGAGGGAAGGAAAAGTATATAAGACAGCTCAAATACCACCTCATGTATTTAAAGAAAAATTTGAAGAATATGCAAAGAAAAAAGAGCCTTGTATTTACATAGCTTTTTCATCTGGACTATCTGGAACATATCAAGCCTCTCTCATGGCAAAAAATGAAATACTAGAAGATTATCCAGATTTCGATTTAACCATAATAGACACAAAATGTGCATCTGGTGGCTTTGGACTAGTAGTGCTAAAGGCTGCTCAAATGGCTAAAGAAGGTGTCTCAAAGGAAGACATAGTAAAAACAGCTATTTTTTATTCTAAGCATATGGAGCATATATTTACAGTGGATGATTTAGAGTATCTGTATAGAGGAGGACGAGTTAGCAGAACAGCTGCTGTAGTAGGCTCTCTTCTAAATATTAAACCTATACTTCATGTAGAAGATGGGAAGCTAATTCCTCTAGAAAAGATAAGAGGAAGAAATAAGGTTTTAAAAAGAATGATAGAGATAATTGAAGAAAGAGGAGCTAATTTAAGCAGACAAACCATAGGTATAACTCATGGAGATGACCTAGAAGTAGCTATGAAAGCAAAAGAAATGATAGAAGAAAGATTTAAATGTAAGGAATTTGTCATAGGAACTATAGGTTGCGCTGTTGGAGCACATTCAGGCCCTGGAACTTTAGCTATATTTTTTTTGAACGAAGAGGAATAA
- a CDS encoding anti-sigma factor domain-containing protein, with translation MRGIVMEKNKSGLIVMTDNGQFLEIKNHVKSVEIGQEIEVKNNPIHKSEIFRKVASIAAAIILFLSSGYGILGYHTVYGYVDVDINPNVELSYNRYKRVIGIKSLNKDGENILANVKDYKNQPIEVVVNKIIDSAIKENYIKNNEENTVLVTITGNKNEIDDKKILEEIDTHIKDSSVEAKVVVIKSDKKSYDDAKKNSLSPGKAKLIEKAAAANKDINPSEIKDKSINEIMSIIKENKKENKGIYKGMKNVEKWNKELDKNNKSIEKEDKKKEDKLNTNSKKYDEKDNKIYKWDNKINKKTNTGKSDSEKKDNKLINNSNIRNQNKNNKNSNYDNKNKEIQTNKSKKSNSNNSQKNRR, from the coding sequence GTGAGAGGAATAGTAATGGAAAAAAATAAAAGCGGGCTTATTGTAATGACTGATAATGGTCAGTTTTTAGAAATAAAAAATCATGTTAAATCAGTAGAAATTGGACAAGAAATAGAAGTAAAAAATAATCCTATTCATAAATCTGAAATATTTAGGAAAGTTGCTTCAATAGCAGCTGCAATTATATTGTTTTTATCGAGCGGATACGGTATACTTGGATACCATACAGTTTATGGTTATGTAGATGTGGATATAAACCCAAATGTAGAGCTTTCATATAATCGATATAAAAGAGTAATAGGCATAAAAAGTCTTAACAAAGATGGAGAAAATATTTTAGCGAATGTTAAAGACTATAAAAATCAACCTATAGAGGTAGTAGTAAATAAAATTATAGATAGTGCAATTAAAGAAAATTATATAAAGAATAACGAGGAAAATACAGTTCTTGTTACAATAACAGGAAATAAAAATGAAATTGATGATAAAAAAATATTAGAAGAAATAGATACCCACATAAAGGATTCATCAGTTGAAGCTAAAGTAGTAGTTATAAAAAGTGATAAAAAATCCTATGATGATGCAAAGAAAAATAGCTTATCTCCTGGAAAGGCTAAATTAATTGAAAAGGCAGCGGCTGCAAACAAAGATATTAATCCAAGCGAGATTAAAGATAAATCAATCAATGAAATAATGAGCATTATAAAAGAAAATAAAAAGGAAAATAAAGGAATATATAAAGGCATGAAAAATGTAGAGAAATGGAACAAGGAGTTAGATAAAAATAATAAAAGCATAGAAAAAGAAGATAAGAAAAAAGAGGACAAATTAAATACCAATAGCAAAAAATATGATGAGAAGGATAATAAAATCTACAAATGGGATAATAAGATTAATAAAAAAACAAATACTGGTAAGAGCGATAGTGAAAAGAAGGATAACAAATTAATCAACAATTCGAATATAAGGAATCAAAATAAGAACAATAAAAATAGTAATTACGATAATAAGAATAAAGAAATACAAACAAATAAGAGTAAGAAAAGTAATTCAAACAATAGTCAAAAAAATAGAAGATAA
- the sigI gene encoding RNA polymerase sigma-I factor gives MFFKSSLEDRVEKAKNNPEEINRLIEEYKPFIASTVQKRTGRFLEYGHDDELTIGMLAFKESIDSFDKSKGKFLSFAKHVINLRMIDYYRKTKKEGNVISLELISQNDNESTVDIGSIRSIEEYEKERENEARKLEILQYKKELSDWQIEFSDLVKVSPKQEKLRSLYKDVAKLIIENKELFDILVAKQRLPIKEIESLTGIHRKKLERGRIYIISLVIVMEGDYPYLKEYADWR, from the coding sequence ATGTTTTTTAAGAGTTCTCTTGAAGACAGAGTAGAGAAAGCAAAAAATAATCCAGAAGAAATAAATAGGCTTATTGAAGAATATAAGCCATTTATAGCAAGTACAGTTCAGAAGAGAACGGGACGTTTCCTAGAGTATGGCCATGATGATGAGCTTACTATTGGGATGCTAGCATTTAAAGAGTCAATAGATTCCTTTGATAAAAGCAAGGGCAAGTTCCTCAGTTTTGCAAAACATGTCATTAACTTAAGAATGATAGACTATTATCGAAAGACAAAAAAAGAGGGAAATGTTATTTCATTGGAATTGATTAGTCAGAATGATAATGAAAGTACAGTTGATATTGGATCAATAAGGTCTATAGAAGAATATGAAAAAGAAAGAGAAAATGAAGCTAGAAAGCTTGAAATTCTTCAATATAAAAAGGAGCTAAGTGATTGGCAAATTGAATTTTCAGATTTAGTAAAAGTATCTCCTAAGCAAGAAAAGCTAAGAAGTCTTTATAAGGATGTCGCAAAATTAATAATAGAAAACAAAGAGTTATTTGATATATTAGTTGCAAAACAAAGATTACCAATAAAAGAAATTGAAAGTCTAACTGGCATACATCGAAAAAAATTAGAAAGAGGTCGAATATATATAATATCATTAGTAATAGTGATGGAAGGCGATTATCCTTACTTAAAAGAATATGCGGACTGGAGGTGA
- a CDS encoding CAP domain-containing protein, whose product MIKKISLVLLCLLLTVSCIRQPQRPDTGEMLRNQSSINGTNTVRTVRAAVDNCEIRSGTGTESNVMQTVNKGTLLNTVGKSDNWYIVRLDNNQIGIVSENDVEPVVDDFKDTQIQGAVRLTAEEQQMVTLVNQERAKANLPPLTVDMEVARVARMKAKDMVDHNYFSHNSPTYGNPFDMLNNLGIKYLHAGENLAGNPSIEDAHQALMNSEDHRKNILNTNYTHIGVGAQASKSYGNIIVEFFISKPK is encoded by the coding sequence ATGATAAAGAAAATATCTCTTGTCCTTCTTTGTTTACTTTTAACAGTTTCATGCATTAGACAACCACAAAGGCCAGATACTGGAGAAATGCTTAGGAATCAGTCCTCAATAAATGGAACTAATACTGTGAGAACTGTAAGAGCAGCAGTAGATAATTGTGAAATAAGGAGCGGTACTGGAACTGAATCTAATGTAATGCAAACAGTTAATAAAGGTACTTTACTTAATACAGTAGGAAAATCAGATAATTGGTATATCGTAAGACTAGACAATAATCAAATAGGAATAGTATCGGAAAATGATGTAGAGCCTGTAGTAGATGATTTTAAGGATACTCAAATACAAGGTGCAGTCAGACTTACAGCAGAGGAGCAACAGATGGTGACATTAGTAAATCAAGAAAGAGCCAAAGCAAATCTTCCTCCTCTAACTGTGGATATGGAAGTAGCAAGGGTTGCTAGAATGAAGGCTAAGGATATGGTAGACCATAATTACTTCAGTCACAATTCTCCTACTTATGGAAATCCTTTTGATATGTTAAATAATTTGGGAATTAAATATCTGCATGCTGGCGAAAATTTAGCCGGTAATCCTTCTATTGAAGATGCCCATCAGGCCCTAATGAACTCTGAAGACCATAGAAAAAATATTCTAAACACTAACTATACTCATATAGGAGTAGGGGCGCAGGCTAGTAAAAGCTATGGAAATATTATTGTTGAATTTTTTATTAGTAAACCAAAATAA
- a CDS encoding 2-hydroxyacyl-CoA dehydratase, with protein MNSVLNVGLDVGSTTVKMVILDEMANILYKKYSRHFSDIKNTVISMFEDAKSILERNRITMMITGSGGLSISKRLDVSFIQEVIACTNTIESYIPYTDVAIELGGEDAKITYLGDSIEQRMNGTCAGGTGAFIDQMAALLQTDAEGLNNLAKNHRTIYPVASRCGVFAKTDIQPLLNEGADKEDIAASVLQAVVNQTISGLAQGKPIRGNVAFLGGPLFFMSELRKRFIETLNLEEDNVIFPEDSQYYVALGAALSSRNEDSIPFECLYERVPDINRMDTNEENKLMSLFADENEYNEFKERHSKHKVRRVSIEDYTGNAYLGIDAGSTTTKVALIDENGGLLYSFYGSNMGSPLQSTIDALKDLYSKLDDKINIVNSAVTGYGEHLIKSALRIDIGEIETVAHYKAAEFFLPGVDFVLDIGGQDMKSLKVHDGVIDSIMLNEACSSGCGSFIETFANSLNMEVKDFAKAGLSSKHPVDLGTRCTVFMNSRVKQAQKEGAEIGDISAGISISVIKNALYKVIRLRSAEDLGEKIVVQGGTFYNEAVLRAMEIIVGKEVVRPDIAGIMGAFGAALVAKERYNAGYQTKLLMNDELKVFTSETSMRRCGLCGNNCLLTINHFSDGREYISGNRCERGAGIEKAENDIPNLYEYKYSRLFSYKPLKLEEAKRGTIGIPRVLNIYEDYPFWFTFFTELGYRVILSGRSSKKIYELGMETIPSESVCYPGKMVHGHIMDLLNKGIKKIFYPCIAHNIIEDETAGNHYNCPIVTSYPETINANIDELKEDIITFYYPFLPIDDSKRLKKRVHEKLAMEGLGKREISNAVDKAYMELEKYKEDVRKKGEEAIKYIEKNNIKGILLAGRPYHIDPEINHGIPEMIKSYGFAVISEDAISHLAKTERPTRVVDQWVYHSRMYRAATYVAKRKDIELVQLNSFGCGLDAVTTDQVQEILERFGKIYTVIKIDEINNLGAVRIRIRSLMAAIAEREKRDFEPVELHSIPTRIIFTEEMKKTHTILSPQMSPIHFQFLQTGFRKAGYNVEILPSVDKKAIDEGLRYVHNDACYPSIITVGQIMEALKSGKYDLDNTSVIISQTGGGCRATNYIAFIRKALRDAGMENIPVISLNAVGLEKNPGFKITIPILNNLLMGMTYGDLLMRVLYKVRPYEKAPGSANRLYEYWVDRCIQTLEKGTRKDFIRNIYDIVEDFDNLEIHEDVIKPKVGVVGEILVKFHPTANNDIVDILETEGAEAVVPDLTDFFLYTAFNSKTKYKELSGPYKGSLLADISIGAIDYYRKDMKKALANSKRFTPPVSIEELAEGAERHLSLCNQTGEGWFLTAEMVELINSGVPNIVCLQPFACLPNHITGKGMIKELRRAYPESNIAAIDYDPGASEVNQLNRIKLMLSVAFRNLNKENEEKGHQEEAALTH; from the coding sequence ATGAACAGTGTACTAAATGTTGGACTAGATGTAGGTTCAACTACAGTAAAGATGGTTATATTAGATGAGATGGCCAATATTTTATATAAAAAATATTCAAGACATTTTTCAGACATAAAAAACACAGTTATTTCAATGTTTGAAGATGCAAAATCTATCTTAGAGAGAAATAGGATTACAATGATGATTACTGGCTCAGGAGGACTTTCTATTTCTAAAAGATTGGACGTGTCATTTATACAGGAAGTCATAGCTTGCACCAATACAATTGAAAGCTATATTCCATATACAGATGTTGCAATAGAATTAGGCGGAGAAGATGCAAAGATAACTTATTTGGGAGATTCTATTGAGCAAAGAATGAACGGAACCTGCGCTGGTGGAACTGGGGCATTTATAGATCAAATGGCTGCCCTTTTGCAGACAGATGCAGAAGGACTGAACAACCTTGCAAAAAACCATAGAACTATATATCCAGTAGCATCTAGATGTGGTGTTTTTGCTAAGACAGATATTCAACCATTATTAAATGAAGGTGCTGATAAGGAGGATATTGCGGCTTCAGTATTGCAGGCTGTAGTAAATCAGACCATAAGCGGTTTGGCACAAGGTAAACCCATAAGAGGAAATGTAGCTTTTCTAGGCGGGCCTTTGTTTTTTATGTCTGAACTTCGAAAAAGATTTATCGAGACTTTAAACCTAGAAGAGGACAATGTAATATTTCCTGAAGATTCACAATATTATGTCGCCTTAGGAGCAGCTCTATCCTCGAGAAATGAAGACTCAATTCCCTTTGAATGTCTATATGAAAGAGTACCTGATATAAATAGAATGGACACAAATGAAGAAAACAAGTTAATGTCATTATTTGCTGATGAAAACGAGTATAACGAGTTTAAAGAAAGGCATAGTAAGCATAAAGTCAGGAGAGTATCAATAGAAGATTATACTGGAAACGCATATCTAGGCATAGATGCGGGCTCCACTACTACAAAGGTAGCCTTAATAGATGAGAATGGAGGCTTATTATATTCTTTTTATGGAAGCAACATGGGTAGTCCATTGCAATCTACAATAGATGCATTAAAGGATTTATACAGCAAATTAGATGATAAAATAAATATAGTAAATTCAGCAGTTACAGGGTATGGAGAGCATCTAATAAAATCTGCTTTAAGAATAGACATTGGAGAAATTGAAACAGTGGCACACTATAAGGCTGCAGAATTTTTCCTTCCAGGAGTAGACTTTGTACTAGACATTGGAGGGCAAGATATGAAGAGCTTAAAGGTTCATGACGGAGTTATAGATTCTATTATGCTTAACGAAGCATGCTCCTCTGGCTGTGGCTCATTCATAGAAACCTTCGCCAATTCATTAAACATGGAGGTGAAGGATTTTGCAAAGGCAGGCCTGAGCTCAAAACATCCTGTAGACTTAGGTACCCGTTGTACCGTGTTCATGAATTCAAGAGTTAAGCAGGCTCAAAAAGAAGGGGCTGAGATCGGCGATATATCAGCAGGTATATCTATATCAGTAATTAAAAATGCATTATATAAGGTAATCAGGCTTAGAAGTGCTGAAGATTTAGGTGAAAAAATAGTGGTTCAAGGCGGAACCTTTTACAATGAAGCAGTACTAAGAGCTATGGAGATTATAGTAGGTAAGGAAGTAGTTAGACCTGATATAGCAGGAATAATGGGAGCTTTTGGAGCTGCATTAGTTGCAAAAGAAAGGTATAATGCGGGATACCAGACTAAGCTACTAATGAATGATGAATTAAAGGTTTTTACATCTGAAACATCCATGAGACGATGTGGATTATGTGGAAATAACTGCTTACTGACAATAAATCATTTTTCTGATGGACGTGAATATATATCAGGAAACAGATGTGAAAGAGGAGCAGGTATTGAAAAAGCTGAAAATGATATACCTAATCTTTATGAATATAAATACAGCAGACTCTTTAGCTATAAGCCTTTAAAGCTAGAAGAGGCTAAGAGGGGAACCATAGGTATTCCTAGAGTATTAAATATATACGAGGATTATCCTTTCTGGTTTACATTTTTTACAGAACTAGGATATAGGGTAATATTATCTGGACGTTCCTCAAAAAAGATTTATGAGCTAGGAATGGAAACCATACCATCAGAATCAGTATGCTATCCTGGTAAGATGGTCCATGGACACATTATGGATTTATTAAATAAGGGGATCAAAAAGATATTCTATCCTTGTATAGCTCATAACATAATTGAGGATGAGACAGCAGGCAATCACTACAATTGTCCTATAGTCACATCTTATCCAGAAACTATAAATGCAAACATAGATGAATTGAAAGAAGACATTATTACCTTCTACTATCCATTCTTACCTATAGATGATTCTAAAAGACTTAAGAAAAGGGTACACGAAAAGCTGGCAATGGAAGGCTTAGGTAAAAGAGAAATATCTAATGCTGTAGATAAGGCATATATGGAGCTGGAGAAATATAAAGAAGATGTCAGAAAAAAAGGTGAAGAGGCAATTAAATATATAGAAAAAAACAATATTAAGGGCATACTACTGGCAGGTCGTCCATACCATATAGATCCAGAGATAAATCATGGTATACCAGAGATGATTAAATCCTACGGATTTGCGGTTATTTCAGAGGATGCAATAAGTCATTTAGCTAAAACAGAAAGACCAACTAGAGTAGTAGATCAATGGGTATATCACTCAAGAATGTATAGAGCAGCCACATACGTAGCTAAACGAAAAGATATAGAATTAGTTCAGCTGAATTCCTTTGGTTGTGGACTAGATGCCGTAACTACAGATCAGGTACAAGAGATATTAGAACGCTTTGGGAAAATATATACTGTAATTAAAATAGACGAAATAAATAACTTAGGGGCAGTTAGAATACGTATTCGTTCCTTAATGGCGGCAATAGCTGAAAGAGAAAAGAGAGATTTTGAGCCTGTAGAGCTGCATAGTATTCCAACAAGAATAATATTTACGGAGGAGATGAAAAAGACCCATACAATTCTATCTCCACAGATGTCGCCTATTCATTTTCAGTTTTTACAGACTGGATTTAGAAAGGCAGGATATAATGTTGAAATACTGCCATCAGTAGACAAAAAAGCTATTGATGAAGGACTGAGATATGTTCATAATGATGCATGCTATCCTTCTATTATAACTGTAGGGCAGATAATGGAGGCTTTAAAATCTGGAAAATATGATTTAGACAATACATCTGTTATCATATCTCAAACTGGAGGAGGATGTAGAGCTACAAATTATATTGCATTTATAAGAAAAGCCTTAAGAGATGCAGGCATGGAGAATATACCTGTGATTTCTCTTAATGCAGTAGGACTAGAAAAGAATCCAGGATTTAAAATAACTATCCCAATTCTAAATAATCTACTAATGGGTATGACATATGGAGATTTACTAATGAGAGTTCTCTATAAAGTAAGACCTTATGAAAAAGCACCAGGCTCTGCAAATAGGCTTTATGAATACTGGGTAGACAGGTGCATACAAACCCTAGAAAAAGGGACTCGAAAAGACTTTATACGAAATATATATGATATAGTAGAGGATTTTGATAATCTTGAGATTCATGAAGATGTGATTAAACCGAAAGTTGGAGTAGTTGGAGAGATACTAGTTAAATTCCACCCTACTGCAAACAACGATATAGTAGATATATTGGAAACAGAAGGTGCAGAGGCAGTAGTTCCAGATTTAACAGACTTTTTCTTATATACTGCATTCAATAGCAAAACAAAATATAAAGAACTATCAGGACCTTACAAGGGTTCATTGTTGGCTGATATTTCGATAGGAGCAATTGATTATTATAGAAAAGACATGAAAAAAGCTTTAGCTAACAGCAAAAGATTTACACCTCCTGTATCTATAGAAGAGCTTGCAGAAGGGGCAGAGAGACATTTATCCTTATGCAATCAAACTGGAGAAGGATGGTTTTTAACTGCTGAAATGGTAGAGCTGATAAATAGCGGAGTACCTAATATAGTATGTCTACAGCCTTTTGCCTGCCTTCCTAATCATATTACAGGTAAAGGTATGATAAAGGAGCTTAGAAGGGCATATCCTGAGTCAAATATAGCAGCTATTGACTATGACCCAGGCGCTAGCGAGGTCAATCAGCTTAATCGTATAAAATTAATGCTATCAGTGGCTTTTAGAAATCTCAATAAAGAAAATGAAGAAAAAGGTCATCAAGAAGAAGCAGCTTTAACTCATTAA
- a CDS encoding 16S rRNA (uracil(1498)-N(3))-methyltransferase: MNLIILFEKDFITENKVRLKDRRLKHVLTVHRAKLGDTLRVGLINGKMGKGMIIKLNEEEMEMEVELSEPNPPPLNAQLVLAMPRPKALKRIVQDVTTMGIKKIYIIKTWRVEKSFWNSPVLEEDSLFENMILGLEQGKDTILPEIEVVKLFKPFVEDRIPDIIKGTRAIVAHPVQDTECPRSIKEPVTLAIGPEGGFIPYEIDMLVKQGFEVVSLGERILRVETAIPVILGRLF, translated from the coding sequence ATGAACCTAATAATCTTATTTGAAAAGGATTTTATTACAGAAAATAAAGTTAGATTAAAAGATAGAAGATTAAAGCATGTATTAACTGTTCACAGGGCAAAATTAGGAGATACTCTGAGAGTTGGATTAATAAATGGTAAAATGGGTAAAGGAATGATTATAAAGCTAAATGAGGAAGAAATGGAAATGGAGGTGGAGCTATCAGAACCTAATCCACCACCGTTAAATGCTCAGCTAGTTCTTGCTATGCCTAGACCTAAGGCATTAAAGAGAATAGTCCAAGATGTAACAACTATGGGAATAAAAAAAATATACATCATTAAAACCTGGAGAGTTGAAAAAAGCTTTTGGAATAGTCCAGTTTTAGAGGAAGACAGCTTATTTGAAAATATGATATTAGGTTTAGAGCAGGGGAAAGATACAATACTTCCTGAGATAGAGGTAGTTAAGCTTTTCAAGCCTTTTGTGGAAGACCGCATCCCAGATATAATAAAAGGAACAAGGGCAATAGTAGCTCATCCTGTCCAAGATACGGAATGCCCAAGGAGCATAAAAGAGCCAGTGACCTTAGCCATAGGACCAGAGGGAGGATTTATTCCCTACGAGATAGATATGCTAGTAAAACAGGGATTTGAAGTAGTTAGCCTAGGGGAAAGAATACTTCGAGTAGAGACAGCAATACCAGTGATATTGGGGAGACTTTTTTAG